One Actinomyces respiraculi DNA window includes the following coding sequences:
- the gcvH gene encoding glycine cleavage system protein GcvH: MAQPVLSHLRYSADHEWLEDGDPARVGITAVAADALGEVVFVELPEVGSQVEAGEPCGELESTKSVSDLVAPVSGTVVAVNEAVVEEPGTINEDPYGAGWLFTVDVDREGDLLSPQEYADRFDAVVAD, from the coding sequence ATGGCTCAGCCTGTTCTCTCGCACCTGCGTTACAGCGCCGATCACGAGTGGCTTGAGGACGGTGATCCCGCACGCGTGGGCATCACCGCCGTCGCCGCCGACGCTCTCGGTGAGGTCGTCTTCGTCGAGCTGCCCGAGGTCGGCTCCCAGGTCGAGGCGGGTGAGCCCTGTGGCGAGCTCGAGTCGACCAAGTCCGTCTCGGACCTCGTGGCGCCCGTGAGCGGCACCGTTGTCGCTGTCAACGAGGCGGTCGTCGAGGAGCCGGGGACGATCAACGAGGACCCCTACGGCGCGGGCTGGTTGTTCACGGTGGATGTCGACCGGGAGGGTGACCTGTTGTCGCCCCAGGAGTACGCGGACCGCTTCGACGCCGTCGTCGCCGACTAA
- the miaB gene encoding tRNA (N6-isopentenyl adenosine(37)-C2)-methylthiotransferase MiaB: MTTADTADTAATPVLDARSGAHSGAGSARPRTYHVRTLGCQMNVHDSEHMAGLLENAGYRRVEDVPEAAARATDAGDGGADVVIINTCSVRENAATRLFGNLGQLAAVKRERPGMQIAVAGCLAQQMGEGIVERAPWVDVVFGTHNLDVLPALLERARHNSAAAVELEESLKVFPSTLPTRRESAYAAWVSIAVGCNNTCTFCIVPSLRGKQRDRRPGEVLAEVEAVAAQGAIEVTLLGQNVNSYGVGFGDRGAFAKLLRAAGSVEGIERVRFTSPHPAAFTDDVIEAMAETPEVMPSLHMPLQSGSDKVLRAMRRSYRSAKFLTILDDVRARMPEAAITTDIIVGFPGETEEDFQATLDVVERARFASAFTFEYSPRPGTPAADLEQVPVEVVKDRYRRLDELVRRITHEENVRQEGRVLDVLVAEGEGRRDGVTARISGRAEDNRLVHVALPEHLAADDYDGGTPRPGDMVTVRVTHGAPHHLIADSARCARRLSAEEAAANEALSAGDRIWYDDGPALFEVRRTRAGDAWQRRQVESCAVPEPDTAPVRLGLPTIRVGAPDMGGRSALGQPRSL; encoded by the coding sequence ATGACCACCGCCGACACCGCCGATACTGCCGCCACGCCCGTGCTCGACGCCCGCTCGGGTGCCCACTCCGGTGCCGGCTCCGCCCGGCCTCGCACCTACCATGTGCGCACCCTGGGCTGCCAGATGAACGTCCACGACTCCGAGCACATGGCGGGACTGCTCGAGAATGCCGGCTACCGGCGCGTCGAGGACGTGCCCGAGGCCGCCGCCCGCGCCACCGACGCCGGCGACGGCGGCGCCGACGTCGTCATCATCAACACCTGTTCCGTGCGTGAGAACGCCGCCACCCGCCTCTTCGGCAACCTCGGCCAGCTCGCGGCCGTCAAGCGCGAGCGCCCCGGCATGCAGATCGCCGTGGCCGGATGCCTGGCCCAGCAGATGGGGGAGGGGATCGTCGAGCGGGCTCCCTGGGTCGACGTCGTCTTCGGCACCCACAACCTCGACGTGCTGCCCGCCCTGCTCGAGCGCGCCCGGCACAACTCGGCGGCCGCCGTCGAGCTCGAGGAGTCCCTCAAGGTCTTCCCCTCCACCCTGCCCACCCGTCGCGAGTCCGCCTACGCCGCCTGGGTCTCCATCGCCGTGGGCTGCAACAACACCTGCACCTTCTGTATTGTGCCCTCTTTGCGCGGCAAGCAGCGCGACCGCCGTCCCGGAGAGGTCCTGGCCGAGGTCGAGGCCGTGGCTGCCCAGGGCGCCATTGAGGTGACGCTCCTGGGTCAGAACGTCAACTCCTACGGCGTGGGCTTCGGTGACCGTGGCGCCTTCGCCAAGCTGCTGCGGGCGGCCGGCTCTGTCGAGGGCATCGAGCGCGTGCGCTTCACCAGCCCCCACCCGGCCGCCTTCACCGACGACGTCATCGAGGCCATGGCCGAGACCCCCGAGGTCATGCCCAGCCTGCACATGCCCCTGCAGTCCGGCTCCGACAAGGTCCTACGCGCCATGCGCCGCTCCTACCGCTCCGCCAAGTTCCTCACGATCTTGGACGACGTGCGCGCCCGGATGCCCGAGGCCGCCATCACCACCGACATCATCGTCGGCTTCCCCGGCGAGACCGAGGAGGACTTCCAGGCCACCCTCGACGTCGTCGAGCGGGCCCGCTTCGCCTCCGCCTTCACCTTCGAGTACTCCCCGCGCCCGGGCACGCCCGCCGCGGACCTCGAGCAGGTGCCCGTGGAGGTCGTCAAGGACCGCTACCGGCGCCTGGACGAGCTCGTGCGACGCATCACCCACGAGGAGAACGTGCGCCAGGAGGGGCGCGTGCTCGACGTCCTCGTGGCCGAGGGGGAGGGGCGCCGCGACGGCGTCACCGCCCGCATCTCCGGGCGCGCTGAGGACAACCGCCTCGTGCACGTCGCCCTGCCCGAGCACCTGGCCGCCGACGACTACGACGGCGGAACCCCGCGCCCCGGCGACATGGTCACCGTGCGCGTCACCCACGGCGCACCCCACCACCTCATCGCGGACTCCGCGCGCTGCGCCCGGCGCCTGAGCGCCGAGGAGGCCGCCGCCAACGAGGCCCTGAGCGCCGGCGACCGGATCTGGTACGACGACGGCCCCGCCCTGTTCGAGGTGCGCCGCACCCGCGCCGGCGACGCCTGGCAGCGCCGCCAGGTCGAGTCCTGCGCCGTGCCCGAGCCGGACACGGCTCCCGTGCGCCTGGGCCTGCCGACGATCCGGGTCGGCGCCCCCGACATGGGTGGGCGCAGCGCCCTGGGCCAGCCCCGCAGCCTGTAG
- the gcvP gene encoding aminomethyl-transferring glycine dehydrogenase has translation MHPATGHDRFLHRHLGTTGEDLATVLASVGATSLEGLAARVVPATLPVLDPQPQPESPDVETGGLSEDAAVSSLRSLAALNDPHTEMIGRGYHPALTPAVITRDVLSNPAWTTSYTPYQAEISQGRLEAQLLFQTVIADLTGLPVATTSLLDEATAVAEAVLLMARAHRGPDAPVLLDAGLHPQLIEVASARAQALGIAIEVLSTEAITADGGALTGAVLAHTTTRGLVQDLSGPAQAVRSRGGLVTVDADPLALTLLTEPGAVGADIAVGTAQRLGVPLFFGGPHPGFMSVTEALRRQLPGRVVGVSHDADGHEAYRLALQTREQHIRREKATSNICTAQALLAVVAAFYAVHHGPEGLTAIAEQVHHRAERLAAGARALGLELEHEDFFDTVSVRVPGSASSAVERAEELGYNLRLLDADHVGVSTNETTTDDDVDTVLTALAAVSPDAAEAVEPGSVSSSFPLPAHLVRTSSFLTHPSFHRYRSEAALVRYIRRLADRDLALDRTMIPLGSCTLKLNAAAQTALWLSPELAGIHPYAPATQTRGWRLLLGQLADRLAHLTGYDRCSLQPASGAQGELTGLLAVRGYLHATGQQGRDLVLVPASAHGTNAASAAGAGFSVTVVATAEDGSIDVAHLRALLAEHGERVAAIMLTYPSTHGVFEPQVTEVTSLVHEAGGQVYIDGANLNALTGLLRPGDLGGDVTHLNLHKTFAIPHGGGGPGVGPVVVKEHLAPYLPAGPSGSPEPEPGDPDHGFGGAPVMGARFGSAGVTPLSWTYLATLTDADLRQVTLTALAHAGYLSHALADSFPTLYTYRGHVAHECVLDLRPLTAATGVTAEDVAKRLIDYGFHAPTLSFPVAGTLMVEPTESEPLAELDRFVAAIRSIRAEIDEVARGEIALEESVLRRSPHTLAAVTVEQWERPYSRASAAFPLEGMETDKYFPPVSRIDNAWGDRHLMCTCPAPGAFEALGS, from the coding sequence GTGCACCCCGCCACCGGCCACGACCGCTTCCTGCACCGCCATCTGGGAACCACGGGAGAGGACCTGGCCACAGTCCTGGCGAGCGTGGGGGCCACAAGCCTGGAGGGGCTGGCCGCGCGGGTCGTGCCCGCCACCCTGCCCGTCCTGGACCCGCAGCCCCAGCCCGAGTCACCCGACGTCGAGACGGGCGGGCTGAGTGAGGATGCGGCCGTCTCCAGCCTCAGGTCCCTGGCCGCGCTCAACGACCCGCACACCGAGATGATCGGACGCGGTTACCACCCCGCGCTCACACCCGCCGTCATCACACGTGACGTGCTGTCCAACCCTGCCTGGACGACCTCCTACACCCCTTACCAGGCCGAGATCAGCCAGGGACGCCTGGAGGCGCAGCTGCTCTTCCAGACCGTCATCGCCGACCTCACCGGTCTGCCGGTGGCCACCACCTCCCTGCTCGACGAGGCCACGGCCGTCGCCGAGGCCGTCCTGCTCATGGCCCGCGCGCACCGCGGCCCCGACGCCCCCGTGCTGCTCGACGCCGGCCTGCACCCCCAGCTCATCGAGGTCGCCAGCGCCCGGGCCCAGGCACTGGGCATCGCCATCGAGGTCCTCAGCACCGAGGCGATCACCGCCGACGGCGGAGCCCTGACGGGGGCGGTCCTGGCCCACACCACCACCCGCGGCCTCGTCCAGGACCTCAGCGGCCCGGCCCAGGCGGTGCGCTCGCGCGGCGGCCTGGTGACCGTCGACGCCGATCCCCTGGCCCTGACCCTGCTGACCGAGCCGGGCGCCGTCGGGGCGGACATCGCCGTCGGCACCGCCCAGCGCCTGGGGGTCCCCCTTTTCTTCGGCGGCCCCCACCCGGGCTTCATGTCCGTCACCGAGGCGCTGCGCCGCCAGCTGCCGGGCCGCGTCGTCGGCGTCTCACACGATGCCGACGGCCACGAGGCCTACCGTCTGGCCCTGCAGACCCGCGAGCAGCACATCCGGCGGGAGAAGGCCACCTCGAATATCTGCACCGCCCAGGCGCTGCTGGCCGTCGTCGCAGCCTTCTACGCGGTCCACCACGGCCCCGAGGGCCTGACGGCCATCGCCGAGCAGGTGCACCACCGGGCCGAGCGTCTGGCAGCCGGCGCCCGTGCACTCGGACTGGAGCTCGAGCACGAGGACTTCTTCGACACGGTGAGCGTGCGCGTGCCCGGATCGGCGAGCTCGGCCGTCGAGCGGGCGGAGGAGCTCGGCTACAACCTGAGGCTGCTCGACGCCGACCACGTGGGCGTGAGCACCAACGAGACCACCACCGACGACGACGTCGACACCGTCCTCACGGCCCTGGCCGCCGTGAGCCCCGACGCCGCCGAGGCGGTAGAGCCCGGCTCTGTGTCGTCGTCTTTCCCGCTGCCCGCCCACCTGGTGCGCACGAGTTCCTTCCTCACCCACCCGAGCTTCCACCGCTACCGCAGCGAGGCCGCCCTCGTGCGCTACATCCGGCGGTTGGCGGACCGTGACCTCGCCCTGGACCGGACGATGATCCCCCTGGGCTCATGCACCCTCAAGCTCAACGCCGCCGCCCAGACGGCCCTGTGGCTCAGCCCCGAGCTCGCCGGCATCCACCCCTACGCCCCCGCCACCCAGACGCGCGGCTGGCGCCTGCTGCTCGGCCAGCTCGCCGACCGGCTCGCGCACCTGACGGGCTACGACCGGTGCAGCCTGCAGCCCGCCTCCGGGGCGCAGGGCGAGCTCACGGGCCTGCTGGCGGTACGCGGCTACCTGCACGCCACCGGGCAGCAGGGGCGCGACCTCGTCCTCGTGCCCGCCAGCGCCCACGGCACGAACGCCGCCTCCGCCGCGGGCGCCGGCTTCAGCGTCACGGTGGTGGCCACCGCCGAGGACGGCTCCATCGACGTCGCCCACCTGCGCGCCCTCCTGGCCGAGCACGGCGAGCGCGTCGCAGCGATCATGCTCACCTACCCCTCGACGCACGGCGTCTTCGAGCCCCAGGTCACCGAGGTCACCTCCCTCGTCCACGAGGCCGGAGGCCAGGTCTACATCGACGGGGCGAACCTCAACGCCCTCACGGGGCTGCTGCGACCGGGTGACCTCGGCGGTGACGTCACCCACCTCAACCTGCACAAGACCTTCGCCATCCCCCACGGGGGTGGTGGGCCGGGCGTGGGGCCCGTCGTCGTCAAGGAGCACCTGGCTCCCTACCTGCCGGCCGGTCCCAGCGGCTCGCCCGAACCTGAGCCCGGGGACCCGGACCACGGCTTCGGCGGGGCACCGGTCATGGGGGCCCGCTTCGGCTCGGCGGGGGTCACGCCACTGTCGTGGACGTACCTGGCCACGCTCACCGACGCCGACCTGCGCCAGGTGACCCTCACGGCGCTGGCCCACGCGGGTTACCTCTCGCACGCGCTCGCGGACTCCTTCCCCACCCTGTACACCTACCGGGGGCACGTCGCGCACGAGTGCGTCCTCGACCTGCGTCCGTTGACGGCCGCCACGGGTGTCACCGCGGAGGACGTGGCCAAGCGGCTCATCGACTACGGCTTCCACGCCCCCACACTGTCCTTCCCCGTGGCCGGCACGCTCATGGTCGAGCCCACCGAGTCCGAGCCCCTGGCCGAGCTGGACCGCTTCGTGGCGGCCATACGCTCCATCCGCGCGGAGATCGACGAGGTGGCTCGTGGTGAGATCGCGCTGGAGGAGTCGGTGCTGCGCCGCTCACCGCACACGCTGGCGGCCGTGACCGTGGAGCAGTGGGAGCGCCCCTACTCGCGTGCCAGCGCCGCCTTCCCCTTGGAGGGCATGGAGACGGACAAGTACTTCCCGCCGGTCTCACGCATCGACAATGCGTGGGGCGACCGGCACCTGATGTGCACCTGCCCGGCACCGGGCGCCTTTGAGGCGCTGGGCTCCTGA
- a CDS encoding alpha/beta hydrolase has protein sequence MSARTHRPRTACRRPGLLVIAAGVGTTAALVNRLHLHRDIAAEVHPDLQVPRLIVPPALALGKPLACTALTALMARAKTRITGRPPAMPAQRTWDPALDLQALTIDSPDSAASAHSARAVRVVVATSAAARDAFAAGRSVPALLWVHGGGHVLGDADADVEVFRLLANELGAVAVAVDYRTAFTAPHPADVDDCWTALTWLLNGGLGAVDPRRIAVVGESAGGGTAASLVQRAVDHGIHLAAQVLIYPMLDDRAATRARHGSAPRTRGRLLWSRSLDRLGWAAYLRGPGGTGPGSARPYAVPGRRTDLSGMPPTWIGVGDLDLFHDDDVAYASRLRESGVACELVVVPGMYHAADRVAPQVPVMQTWRASMIAHLRRYLEPVGRDRT, from the coding sequence ATGAGCGCGCGCACTCATCGCCCGCGGACGGCGTGCCGACGGCCGGGCCTGCTGGTCATCGCGGCGGGCGTCGGCACCACCGCGGCGCTGGTCAACCGCCTACACCTGCACCGCGACATCGCGGCCGAGGTCCACCCGGATCTGCAGGTTCCCCGCCTCATCGTGCCCCCGGCCCTGGCCCTGGGCAAGCCGCTGGCCTGCACCGCCCTAACCGCCCTCATGGCTCGCGCGAAGACCCGCATCACCGGCCGCCCACCCGCGATGCCTGCGCAGCGCACCTGGGACCCGGCCCTCGACCTCCAGGCGCTCACCATCGACAGCCCCGACAGCGCCGCCAGTGCCCACAGCGCCCGAGCGGTGCGCGTCGTCGTGGCCACCAGCGCCGCGGCCCGCGACGCCTTCGCCGCCGGCCGCAGCGTGCCAGCCCTGCTCTGGGTCCATGGCGGAGGCCATGTCCTGGGTGACGCCGACGCCGACGTCGAGGTCTTCCGCCTCCTCGCCAACGAGCTGGGTGCCGTGGCGGTCGCCGTGGACTACCGCACGGCTTTCACCGCCCCTCACCCGGCGGACGTCGATGACTGCTGGACGGCCCTGACCTGGCTGCTGAACGGGGGTCTGGGCGCAGTGGACCCGCGGCGCATCGCCGTCGTCGGGGAGAGCGCAGGAGGCGGTACGGCCGCCTCCCTGGTCCAGCGCGCCGTGGACCACGGGATCCACCTGGCGGCACAGGTGCTCATCTACCCCATGCTTGACGACCGCGCCGCCACCCGCGCCCGCCACGGCTCGGCGCCGCGCACACGCGGGCGTCTGCTGTGGAGCCGCAGCCTCGACCGCCTCGGCTGGGCCGCCTACCTGCGCGGGCCGGGCGGCACGGGACCGGGCAGCGCCCGCCCCTACGCCGTGCCCGGCAGGCGCACCGACCTGTCGGGGATGCCGCCGACCTGGATCGGGGTGGGTGACCTCGATCTGTTCCACGACGACGACGTTGCCTACGCCAGTCGACTGCGCGAGAGCGGGGTCGCGTGCGAGCTCGTCGTCGTGCCGGGCATGTACCACGCGGCTGACCGCGTCGCCCCGCAGGTACCGGTGATGCAGACCTGGCGCGCCTCCATGATCGCCCACCTGCGCCGTTACCTGGAGCCGGTGGGGCGGGACCGCACGTGA
- a CDS encoding glycine cleavage system aminomethyltransferase GcvT, translating to MTTHTDPDAAPAATPVLRTTPLHRVHEALGASFTDFGGWRMPLRYTSDLAEHHAVRCSAGIFDLSHMGEVKVTGPEAAAALSHALVGDMGAVAVGRAKYTMIVTPDGGVVDDLIVYHVGDEEYLVVPNAGNRERVAAELVGRCAGFGCVVEDVSLVTGLIAVQGPRAQEVLSRVIESGAAMPAALRPQEGEAPDGHRPDVLCGPSLLGRLRFYAAVRATAAGHSILLARTGYTGEDGFELFCGAEDAEDLWTVLTDTGAALSPTEVGGQMVPALTPCGLASRDSLRLEAGMPLYGHELHEELTPYDAGLGSVVTLDRADFVGRQALAERAGREGATGTTVLVALAGEGRRAARAGATVLSPDGEALGTVTSGLLSPTLGHPVALALLRPYRGDQPAWPEGTALVADVRGRPLEVAVVASPFYSRRR from the coding sequence ATGACCACGCACACTGATCCTGACGCGGCGCCCGCCGCGACGCCCGTCCTGCGCACCACGCCCCTGCACCGGGTGCACGAGGCCCTGGGCGCCTCCTTCACCGACTTCGGTGGCTGGCGGATGCCGCTGCGCTACACCTCGGACCTGGCCGAGCACCACGCGGTGCGGTGCAGCGCCGGGATCTTCGACCTGTCCCACATGGGCGAGGTCAAGGTCACCGGTCCCGAGGCCGCAGCCGCCCTCAGCCACGCGCTCGTGGGTGACATGGGCGCGGTGGCGGTGGGCCGGGCCAAGTACACGATGATCGTCACGCCCGACGGCGGGGTCGTCGACGACCTCATCGTCTACCACGTGGGCGACGAAGAGTACCTCGTGGTGCCCAACGCCGGCAACCGCGAGCGCGTCGCCGCCGAGCTGGTGGGGCGCTGCGCGGGGTTCGGCTGCGTGGTCGAGGACGTGTCCCTCGTCACGGGCCTCATCGCCGTCCAGGGCCCGCGCGCCCAGGAGGTGCTGAGCAGGGTCATCGAGTCCGGTGCGGCCATGCCTGCTGCCCTCAGGCCCCAGGAGGGCGAGGCCCCCGACGGCCACCGGCCGGACGTGCTGTGCGGGCCGAGCCTGCTGGGGCGCCTGCGCTTCTACGCGGCCGTCCGGGCGACGGCGGCGGGGCACTCCATCCTGCTCGCCCGCACCGGCTACACGGGTGAGGACGGCTTCGAGCTGTTCTGCGGGGCTGAGGACGCCGAGGACCTGTGGACGGTCCTCACCGACACCGGGGCGGCCCTCTCCCCCACCGAGGTCGGGGGCCAGATGGTGCCGGCGCTGACACCCTGCGGCCTGGCGTCTCGCGACTCCCTGCGCCTGGAGGCCGGGATGCCCCTGTACGGTCATGAGCTCCACGAGGAGCTGACGCCCTATGATGCCGGCCTGGGCAGTGTCGTCACGCTCGACAGGGCGGACTTCGTGGGCCGCCAGGCACTGGCCGAGCGGGCCGGGCGCGAGGGCGCCACGGGCACGACGGTGCTGGTCGCCCTGGCAGGCGAGGGGCGGCGCGCGGCCCGGGCCGGGGCGACGGTTCTGAGTCCCGACGGCGAGGCGCTCGGCACGGTGACCTCCGGCCTGCTCTCACCCACGCTGGGCCACCCGGTGGCGCTGGCGCTGCTGCGGCCCTACCGTGGGGACCAGCCCGCCTGGCCCGAGGGCACAGCCCTGGTGGCCGATGTGCGCGGCCGCCCGCTGGAGGTGGCGGTCGTCGCCTCCCCCTTCTACTCGCGGAGGCGTTGA
- a CDS encoding FtsX-like permease family protein, with translation MRPGLLRALLLGQLAVVGAVGSLGGCLAGRPVSVLMIPLLIDQNVALPGTLPRWEPTDLGWTALVIAGSTLLGGWGPARRAAHATETDLLAGVQGHRRSRPARALGVLTRLLVAGGLTAGVVVSAVTVHRYGAVSSTAADASFLGALGALVLVCVLASWLVPVLLRGAAHLPVPGPAWHVATRTALLESRRSTATVLPFLIALGLVVIMFGSARMGVGSVRLSGFLSVFGLALATAWSGGVAVIAMSAGRRRRDAALLSAAGASAGQVRAAQVLEGVLHAFAAVLLGLVVCAISTALIAPASGTAWAQVPGRLPWVEIGVTGALTLATTCVAVVVSAWAGHGAGTATVLRARD, from the coding sequence ATGCGCCCCGGCCTCCTGCGCGCGCTGCTGCTCGGCCAGCTCGCCGTCGTGGGCGCAGTCGGCTCCCTCGGGGGCTGCCTCGCGGGCAGGCCGGTGAGCGTGCTCATGATCCCACTGCTCATCGACCAGAACGTAGCGCTGCCGGGCACGCTCCCACGCTGGGAGCCGACGGACCTGGGGTGGACGGCTCTCGTCATCGCCGGCTCCACTCTCCTGGGCGGTTGGGGCCCCGCGCGCCGCGCCGCCCACGCCACCGAGACCGACCTGCTCGCCGGCGTGCAGGGGCACCGTCGCTCCCGCCCGGCCCGCGCGCTCGGCGTCCTCACCCGCCTACTCGTGGCGGGTGGGCTCACGGCGGGTGTCGTCGTCAGCGCCGTCACCGTGCACCGGTACGGTGCCGTGAGCTCGACGGCGGCCGACGCCTCCTTCCTGGGGGCTCTCGGCGCTCTCGTGCTCGTGTGCGTCCTGGCCTCCTGGCTCGTGCCCGTCCTGCTGCGCGGCGCCGCACACCTGCCGGTTCCGGGGCCCGCCTGGCACGTGGCCACCCGCACTGCGCTGCTGGAGTCGCGCCGCTCGACGGCGACCGTCCTGCCCTTCCTCATCGCCCTCGGCCTCGTGGTCATCATGTTCGGCAGCGCGCGGATGGGCGTGGGCAGTGTCCGCCTGAGCGGCTTCCTGTCGGTGTTCGGCCTGGCCCTGGCCACGGCGTGGAGCGGCGGGGTGGCCGTCATCGCGATGAGTGCCGGCCGCAGGCGGCGCGACGCCGCCCTGCTCAGTGCGGCCGGCGCATCGGCCGGGCAGGTGCGTGCCGCGCAGGTGCTCGAGGGCGTGCTGCACGCCTTCGCCGCCGTGCTGCTCGGCCTCGTGGTGTGCGCGATCAGCACCGCGCTCATCGCACCGGCCTCAGGCACCGCCTGGGCACAGGTCCCCGGGCGCCTGCCCTGGGTGGAGATCGGGGTCACCGGGGCACTGACGCTGGCCACCACCTGCGTGGCCGTCGTCGTCTCGGCGTGGGCGGGGCACGGGGCGGGCACCGCCACGGTGCTGCGTGCCAGGGACTGA
- a CDS encoding NAD(P)/FAD-dependent oxidoreductase, with protein sequence MSRRTTIALSTAGLLTAAAALALAARPERHDVPDVTTDDGAHRPPRVIIAGGGYVGFCVARSLRAQLNLDQVEIAVIDSRAYMTYQPFLPEVAAGSIQPRHVIAPHRRNLEGVTIITGAITAIDHAATTVTVRPPTPQSTREQLEPYTLTYDHLVLALGAEARTLPIPGLAEQAMGFKQVEEATALRNRVLTRIEDAASTWDAERRRRLLTFVFVGGGFAGVEAIAELEDMARATVRTIPSIDQNDVRFVLVEGSRRILPELTEELSGYGLQQLLERGIDVRLSTFLNSCVDGHVVLSDGTEFDADTIVWTAGVKAAPVLQTASDLPIEPRGRVTTLPTLQVARDGVPVEGAWAAGDCAAVPDLTSEDPEATCAPTAQHAVRQATVLADNLVAVLAAGPDGSAELAQYAHANMGTVASLGIGKGVARIMGRDLRGFAAWTAHRGYHVCAMPTLNRKVRIMMDWLAAVVFRRDLASFGSIAEPGAAFATAARHDAVLAERRKASESGS encoded by the coding sequence ATGAGTCGCCGCACCACCATCGCCCTGTCGACCGCCGGTCTCCTGACTGCCGCAGCCGCCCTCGCGCTGGCCGCCCGGCCCGAGCGCCACGACGTCCCCGACGTCACCACCGACGACGGCGCCCACCGCCCGCCCCGCGTCATCATCGCCGGCGGTGGCTACGTCGGCTTCTGCGTCGCCCGCTCCCTGCGCGCCCAGCTCAACCTCGACCAGGTCGAGATCGCCGTCATCGACTCACGCGCCTACATGACCTACCAGCCCTTCCTGCCGGAGGTCGCCGCCGGATCCATCCAGCCGCGCCACGTCATCGCCCCCCACCGCCGCAACCTCGAGGGCGTCACGATCATCACCGGTGCCATCACCGCCATCGACCACGCCGCCACGACCGTCACCGTGCGCCCGCCGACCCCCCAGTCCACCCGCGAGCAGCTCGAGCCCTACACCCTGACCTACGACCACCTCGTCCTGGCCCTGGGCGCGGAGGCCCGCACCCTGCCGATCCCCGGCCTGGCCGAACAGGCCATGGGCTTCAAGCAGGTCGAGGAGGCCACCGCGCTGCGCAACCGCGTCCTGACCCGCATCGAGGACGCCGCCTCCACCTGGGACGCCGAGCGTCGTCGCCGCCTGCTCACCTTCGTCTTCGTCGGTGGCGGCTTCGCCGGCGTCGAGGCCATCGCCGAGCTCGAGGACATGGCCCGCGCCACGGTGCGCACCATCCCCTCCATCGACCAGAACGACGTGCGCTTCGTCCTCGTCGAGGGCTCGCGCCGCATCCTGCCCGAGCTGACCGAGGAGCTCTCCGGCTACGGCCTGCAGCAGCTGCTCGAGCGCGGCATCGACGTGCGCCTGTCCACCTTCCTCAACTCCTGCGTCGACGGGCACGTCGTGCTGTCAGACGGCACCGAGTTCGACGCCGACACCATCGTGTGGACCGCCGGCGTCAAGGCCGCACCCGTCCTGCAGACCGCCTCCGACCTGCCCATCGAGCCCCGCGGCCGCGTTACCACCCTGCCGACCCTCCAGGTCGCCCGCGACGGCGTGCCCGTTGAGGGCGCCTGGGCTGCCGGCGACTGCGCCGCCGTCCCGGACCTGACCTCGGAGGACCCGGAGGCGACCTGCGCCCCCACCGCCCAGCACGCGGTGCGCCAGGCCACGGTGCTCGCGGACAACCTCGTCGCGGTCCTCGCCGCAGGCCCCGACGGCAGCGCCGAGCTCGCCCAGTACGCCCACGCCAACATGGGCACCGTCGCCTCCCTGGGCATCGGCAAGGGCGTGGCCCGCATCATGGGCCGGGACCTGCGCGGCTTCGCCGCCTGGACCGCCCACCGCGGTTACCACGTCTGCGCGATGCCGACTCTCAACCGTAAGGTCCGCATCATGATGGACTGGCTCGCCGCCGTCGTCTTCCGGCGCGACCTCGCCTCCTTCGGCTCGATCGCCGAGCCCGGTGCGGCCTTTGCCACCGCCGCCAGGCACGACGCCGTCCTCGCCGAGCGGCGCAAGGCCTCCGAGAGCGGGTCCTGA